A section of the Chloroflexota bacterium genome encodes:
- the rnc gene encoding ribonuclease III has product MTNSRSLQAISAPLERALRFEETSGLNFKDKTLLQRALTHRSYINESPWFIQADNERLEFLGDAVLDFVIGEQIYHRFPELREGPLTNLRAALVREETLASFARELQLGRFLLLGRGEDETGGRERPAILCAGFEALVGALYLDQDLEAVDNLLFPLVEPVLPEMVEQAAIKDAKSRLQEWSQSELRSTPRYQTVAAEGPDHAKLFTVQVLVNGEIWGRGDGQSKQKASQRAAADALRRLEIGQPIAQQGIVAREDVAADLIDTSALVENAPV; this is encoded by the coding sequence ATGACCAACTCCCGATCTCTGCAAGCGATCAGCGCGCCGCTCGAAAGAGCCTTGCGCTTCGAGGAAACCAGCGGACTCAACTTCAAAGACAAAACTCTCCTGCAGCGAGCGTTAACCCACCGATCGTACATCAACGAATCACCTTGGTTCATCCAGGCCGACAACGAGCGGCTGGAGTTTCTGGGCGACGCGGTTCTCGATTTCGTGATTGGGGAGCAGATCTACCACCGGTTTCCGGAGCTCAGAGAGGGCCCACTTACCAACCTGCGAGCTGCCCTGGTCCGGGAAGAAACCCTGGCGAGTTTCGCCAGGGAACTTCAATTGGGTCGGTTTTTACTTCTGGGTCGGGGTGAAGATGAAACGGGTGGTCGAGAACGCCCCGCCATTCTCTGCGCCGGTTTCGAAGCGCTTGTAGGAGCACTATACCTGGACCAGGACCTGGAAGCGGTCGACAACCTTCTTTTCCCGCTGGTCGAACCGGTTCTGCCCGAAATGGTCGAGCAGGCAGCAATCAAGGATGCCAAAAGTCGCCTCCAGGAATGGAGTCAGAGCGAGCTTCGGTCAACACCACGATATCAGACTGTGGCCGCCGAAGGCCCTGACCACGCCAAGCTTTTCACCGTTCAGGTACTCGTCAACGGTGAGATATGGGGCCGGGGTGACGGTCAGTCCAAACAAAAGGCGTCACAAAGAGCTGCGGCCGATGCCCTCCGGCGCCTGGAAATCGGTCAGCCTATTGCGCAGCAAGGGATTGTGGCAAGGGA